The DNA window agccagattttctcttccgACTCTCTGAACGAtttcatctggatgttcgttcctacccactatccttaatctgggtcttacTTCCTCCATTTCCTGTTGAACGGGAACAACTCTTTGATTCAAAGCCTCCAAATCTATTACTTGGTTCCCTTCGATTGCCGCTGTTCTTTGTGGGGCAACTACATTATTAGTGGTTGTCCTAGACGGAGGGACCACATCTTGAATACGTTCCATAATGGGTCCTTCTTCTCGATACAAGGGCTGCTTGTCCTTTCGTTTAGGGTAtggaactcccatgaaatctgccattcgattcatttgagatgatatcttttggaaaatctccacattctctcgattcctactagtaatatttgttgctagtggattcaaaattgaagccagttccttggccaagacccctaacatatcatggttgcttgcatccatttcttgtcggaatgctgcttgattacttgtggtaaaattgggtatttgggcagagatgccagtattttgtgcacttcgacccactgaaccaacatttggcgaaaacgtcgcatttttagttgtagcatatgtaggtcctgcccctcgtacgcctgttccatatggatatggcattccgtatgggtagtttggcctccattcgaacgCAGAGTTCGACCCTGGGTTGaataagttatttgcagcattcGTCGAGAGAAGTGGTATCTCGtttgcgcttgtggatgaaggtgcggtagtcgacactgaaactggaatagtccctgatggttctgtattattctcaggtatagcctgggaactatccgtgggtctcgatccatttggacccggtgtatcccgcgctccttgagtagaagttgAAACATGCgcagaatttgccgctcctgatcctgagccttgtgggggatcttgatctccccctgcactggtcgtgacgaccattttcttgttgtaccttcgtttgggaatcggttgtgcactgtttattaatttaccgttcctaaggttcatacaaggtcttgatattgtctagacaaaataaaacaattgattaaaaacaatctgcttgacactgtcccactgggcgtgccaatttgtttacggtgatttccggtaaacaaccgttagtcttccaaattataataaatataattcggttactcgcaagatcgactagattgatcctaggacatagtcaaaaagattgttatttatgatgattagaaccatgtttatgatttgccttgaaaataagaattactcaatcgaaacaataaaggttagcaatcacttggttatacacgtaaatataacttcagcgaaaggtaagtcaagataaaatataagataaaaactgtaaaagtgcaagagtcttaaagtgcggaaatgttaaatacttcaaagataaataacatgaaaataaagagtgcaggaatgtaaatggcaggaagtaaacgaaatgcaataatatcgaaagatacttgaaaataaagaaaaatacacatgtattaaaatggtggtggtgtcatacgtacatttctcagcgaactctttctcttaacacttgatacttgagcaatatgtgagtgatttgtacaaaatgaacacaccgaatcctaacattagaacccttatttatactagttttgaccttaacggtcctacgctaatctaatgccacgtttctcatgagaatccccggaaagccatctgtctctggacagttatgcaaacttcttcgaatttcaaatcctcccgcctgaatcctccttcgacgcgtggcaatataacttaacattaaaataccacgaaaacacgctaagcatcagtacttaacatatttcgtaaaatttgtctaagtctcgaagatatacactcctactagcttcagcattcactatctccgttatgacttaaaattcttcatcctcgaaacatggccatcaggagccattttatcttcaaagacggtcatcagcaaccatcctccttcgagtcttcacccttcgaaggatcatatttgcaaaacgaaatcttcagctaacacgaCCTTGCCAGCTTGATTCATGAAACCTATCCTTTTTCTCTTTATGTTACTACCCCATCCTTTAATATTTAGGGTAACAATAATTATTTCAAACTTTTAAGTTCCGCCTTCCTTGCAATCATAACCTTCTTATCTCTCTTCTCCATCACTCCGATTTCTTTCTGAATATCCTCTTCAGTACCCTCACAAGTTATGCCCAATCTTAGCATTGAGTCTTTTACCATTTTTGTCACCAAGGACTCCTTGTTAATCTTCAGCCTCCTGTTGCATTGGGCAATGTCGGAATCCGTCATAGATTCACAACAAAGAATCGTGCCTCCTGAGAGATTatcctcttcctctcttctcttctgcGTATCTGAATTTTTGCTCAAAAAGTTGCTCAAAAAGTTGTGAAAATGAAATtgagagagttgagagagttgttgtgttgtatttttgtttttgaaactaTAATGGGAGGGGAAGAGGAAACGCGCCTTTTAGGTGCCCGACGAACCAGAAATATTCTTCCAATTGCATACCATAGTTATATTTCCGATTTGTTCTAACGTTAACGTCAAAATTGGTGCGTACCGAAAATATACTTCCGATTTTGAGAGATATTTAAAGAATTTCGTGTGGTGTCCTAGAAAAGCATGGGGTGGAATAAAAAATTTCCTAAATCTATGGATGTCATATAGGAGGAAAGTTTTGTGGGCTTGCCACTCACTAATGTACAAGTGGGCCtgaatatatggatgtcaaataAGAACATGTCTTTCCTTCCATTATAATAGTTGATAAGCATCCAACGACTACTTGAGATCTATTTTACAAAGAAAAAACGATTGTAACCGTCATTTCTATATAAATGTGACTCTCAGTCACATCTAAATATATATTCACTAATACTTAAAGTTTCACATCATTCGCATACTGATTTGAGCGTCAGAAGTATAATATTTTTtgcatgtattttttttttcaattaaatgatcccttcaaaatatcatcaaatcatgtatttttttaattttattttcagttaAATGACGCCCCCTACAAAATATCATCAAATCAATTCACTGCCTCATTAAAAATAGCAATTAAAAATTCACCATGTAAAAATAAATCAACTTTGTTGAACTTCGTTGAGATGAAATTCATTCCAGGACAATTCACCTAAAACCCACacttacaaaacaaaattcagaAATTAGTTTTCAACAGAAATACCACtccacataaaaaaaaaaaacgataagAAAGTACATTTAAATACATTGTAGGAAATAACTGAAAATTAGACAGAATTAATATCACACAAATAAATTATTCATTTCCCAATGAAAGGATATAATTCCAGAAGCTAGTTGAGCATAGCCATGAAAGCAAATCCAAGGGACAGAGATATTACAAAGCCGTAACTGGACCCAAACAGTGTGAAGCGTCCAACGTAACCAGAACTTGTGTTGTTGTCTTTAGTAACATTGGAATAGAGTTGTTGGATGGCTTTGTTATCTGAATCTGTTATCTGCACCTTCCTTTGCTGTGATGGCAATATTGTTGGATACATAATTGACTCATCATCATAAGAATGATCAAGTCCTAATATATGTCCTATCTGATGCATCACCGCAGTTTCCAAGTCGATTTCTCCATCCTTCCATGACCAAGTGGAGTTGTCATCCGGCAACACCCAGTACTTTGAAGCTTCAAGTGATATCACACCTGACGTTACATTAGAATTGAGTTGCTTGCTTATAACAGAGCTCCCTATCACAACATCCGCAACCTCATCATTGTAAATGTAGAAACCAATTTTAATGTCAGCAACATTATAAGCTGTTTCGGTGAAATTCAGGACGTTTGTAGTCCGTGACCATCGCGTTAAGGCATTTCTCATCACTTGTGTAGAGTTTAATGGAATTTTACTCTCTGGAAGAAATCCATAGGTAAGGTTTCTAGTGCCGAAAGGAAACCAGGTATTTCCTTTCGGCCAAGACACATTAACTGTATCTGTGAAACCATACTTAAAATTCTTATCAGGGACACCGCATCTTGGTAATGAGATTTGTTGTAAAGTCTCGTTGTTTAAGTCGCCTGTAACTTGGAGATTGAAATATCTCTGGTAGATCTTAAGAGCTAAAATTGTTGTCTGGTCTAGAATGTCATTGAATGGACCAGGTTGTTGGAGGTAACCGAAATCGTATAAA is part of the Vicia villosa cultivar HV-30 ecotype Madison, WI linkage group LG2, Vvil1.0, whole genome shotgun sequence genome and encodes:
- the LOC131646281 gene encoding metalloendoproteinase 1-like, whose amino-acid sequence is MTNTMKSHLFELLFFLLLFILNTSTLSAHIPRFSPSVGKQLRNKIKGQPNHYTWKNTLDKFKELPRPDAQPAKEIKGLSEIKQFLYDFGYLQQPGPFNDILDQTTILALKIYQRYFNLQVTGDLNNETLQQISLPRCGVPDKNFKYGFTDTVNVSWPKGNTWFPFGTRNLTYGFLPESKIPLNSTQVMRNALTRWSRTTNVLNFTETAYNVADIKIGFYIYNDEVADVVIGSSVISKQLNSNVTSGVISLEASKYWVLPDDNSTWSWKDGEIDLETAVMHQIGHILGLDHSYDDESIMYPTILPSQQRKVQITDSDNKAIQQLYSNVTKDNNTSSGYVGRFTLFGSSYGFVISLSLGFAFMAMLN